A genome region from Thermococcus gorgonarius includes the following:
- a CDS encoding RNA-binding protein yields MAEIRAHHVRLTTFIQATEDEDKVLEAIAAFIPEEIDEEDIIFDVVETEGYFGNPIKVVNVEIKRSKAVRAFLKHFKELLSDEDKRYLLDHLDEKVDEEGTLYVRFNKQKAYLGEAEVDEGPDVIQVRIKVKAFPMRKEAVVKAVREWLEE; encoded by the coding sequence ATGGCAGAGATAAGGGCACACCACGTTAGGCTCACCACTTTCATCCAGGCGACCGAGGACGAGGACAAGGTTCTCGAGGCGATAGCGGCCTTTATTCCTGAGGAGATAGACGAGGAAGACATTATTTTCGACGTCGTTGAGACGGAAGGGTACTTCGGCAACCCAATCAAGGTCGTCAACGTCGAGATAAAAAGGAGCAAGGCAGTAAGAGCTTTTCTCAAACACTTCAAGGAACTGCTGAGCGATGAAGACAAGAGGTACCTCCTCGACCACCTCGATGAGAAGGTTGATGAAGAGGGAACCCTCTACGTCCGTTTCAACAAGCAGAAGGCATATCTTGGCGAGGCGGAAGTTGACGAAGGCCCCGACGTGATACAGGTCAGGATAAAGGTCAAAGCCTTTCCTATGAGAAAAGAGGCCGTCGTTAAAGCCGTTAGGGAGTGGCTGGAGGAATGA
- a CDS encoding 50S ribosomal protein L15e: MGMYKYIREAWKSPKKSYVGELLKKRMIQWRRDPVVKRIERPTRLDRARSLGYQAKQGYVVVRVRVRRGGRKRPRWKGGRKPSKMGMVKYSPKKSLQWIAEEKAARKFPNLEVLNSYWVGEDGMYKWFEVILVDPHHPVIKSDPKIAWIAGKAHKGRVFRGLTSAGKRSRGLLNKGKGAEKIRPSIRANKGKGK, translated from the coding sequence ATGGGAATGTACAAGTACATTAGGGAAGCCTGGAAGAGCCCCAAGAAGAGCTACGTCGGTGAGCTCCTCAAGAAGAGGATGATCCAGTGGAGAAGGGACCCGGTAGTTAAGAGAATCGAGAGGCCGACAAGGCTTGACCGTGCTAGGAGTCTAGGCTACCAGGCCAAGCAGGGGTACGTCGTCGTTCGCGTGAGGGTCAGGCGCGGAGGAAGGAAGAGGCCCAGGTGGAAGGGCGGAAGGAAGCCGAGCAAGATGGGTATGGTCAAGTACTCACCAAAGAAGAGCCTCCAGTGGATTGCCGAGGAGAAGGCAGCGAGAAAGTTCCCGAACCTTGAGGTTCTCAACTCCTACTGGGTCGGAGAGGACGGTATGTACAAGTGGTTTGAGGTCATTCTCGTTGACCCGCACCACCCGGTCATAAAGAGCGACCCGAAGATAGCCTGGATAGCCGGCAAGGCCCACAAGGGTAGGGTCTTTAGAGGACTTACCAGCGCTGGAAAGAGGAGCCGCGGCCTGCTGAACAAGGGCAAGGGCGCCGAAAAGATAAGGCCCAGCATAAGGGCCAACAAGGGCAAGGGCAAGTGA